The DNA segment GCACTGGAATTCTTGATACCTAGATTATCCACGTGTCATAAGATAGCATACTACTTATTCATGTAACATGGATTGATAAGATTGAGCATTGGTACAAAAACTATCGATTTGGCAACATGGACGATATGATCATCAAGGAGCCTACAATCAATGATGAATGAGCTAACCATGCACTACTACACAAAGCAAAACAGGAAAAAGGGAGAACTAAGGAAATAAAGAGAGATGGAACAGCAGGCAGAGCAGTCTTGTCCTAATACCTTTGCCCTTTCTTATTTCACTTTTGGAAGTAATGGATCTATTATGATCAAAGCAGTTACTCCCAAAAATTTAGGAAATGCATAACTGACTGCCGAAAGAAATTAAGAGAACCTAATAATTGATCGAGTATAAATTGTTTCCCTTCCATGCTTTAAAGGATGGACAGAGAGTGGTTGGGAAGCTGTACTCAAGACTTGCCTTGGTCACAAATTTTAGCTACTGTCTGCTGCAAATTTTCCCTGGATGCCATCAGTGTCAGCAATCGAGAACCCACTAGAAATTCAGTGTGCCCATGAAAAGAGTATCTACTTTGAGATGCATGCGCTGACGCACCATTCTGAACTGTGGACTACCACCTGCGAGGAACAAAGAGTAGTGGGAAGGAGACTGCAGAAACCACATCATCCAATCCTTCAGGTTTCCTGACCTTATCTTTCCCTGTTTGTCACAAAAAAATTTCCAAGGCTCACTCCTCTGGTTTAGGTAATACTATCAATTATACAAGACATACATTACTGAGAGGAAAACCAAAAGATAATGGAGTTTGAGACAGACcacttaattcattttattccttAATCAGCATCTCTCCAAGTAGCTCTTCGCCAACTTGTATTCTTTCCTGCATTAGCAGGAAAGCAATTTGACTAATAGTCTAAGACAGAAATGAAGCCAATAAAGAAGACAAGGATCATTAACTTCAGAACAGAAGGAAACTGGTGcactattttttaaaaagaaaaaataagtcaACTTGGCTGTTTCGATTAATGCACCAACCTCGTCATAAATAAATCCAGATTGTGTAAGAGCTCCAACAGCACAAAGAAGTGGCTATCCCACTAGAGAAAACGAAAGGACAGCACATGGCTAAGCTCTAGGTATGCGCAATTTACTATATTTGTGCACACAAGGCATGTTCAGATAAATCAGTAAATGAACTTGTCAATGACATTTCTTCCCCTTGGAATGTCCAATCATCACATTCCAGCTTTAAACTCCAAAAGAGACACTCGGGACCACTTCCATACCTTCTCTCTTCTTCTACAGAAGTCTAAAACAACCTCTGATAAAGGAGAGTATCACCGACGCATTTCCTCCAATCGCGAAAATCAGAGACCAAAAAGCGACTGGGCATTTAAGGTTACTATTGCATTCATGCATAAATTTATTGGCAACATAAAATATTGCCAGGAAAGGAAAGTTCCTATTTGTAGCCTAGCAGCCTCGGTGCTTTTGTGAATAACACATACTTAcatatttatcaataaaagttTCAGAGGTCAAAAAACAGTAAACTTAAATAAATTGGCAATAATCCAATTGGTTTGGTTGGTCTATTTGTGTTTTCTGCCTGTTTAAAGAAACTATTGCATGAAATATATATACCGGATTCATGTAGTCAATCCCAATAGTTTGGCTTTAAGGTATAGTTGTTGATGTTCTCATATTACTTTAATGCTTAAGCTATTGAGTAGCGAAAACAGATTTTAGATGAGAAAAACATTATCAATTTGCTATTCAACTCTTCATCAACATCAACTACAGGTTTCGGGACCGATGATATTGGACATTTTGGGGACCCCCTGGCTTGATAAAAGACTTGGAGATGTGTGGAACAGGCTTGGGGAGCGACCATATTTTCTCTTTCTGCTTTTTAGCCCTTTTTACATCCTTCTCTGTGGGCGTggatcccaaaccaaatgtaccaaagTTTTCACGTGGGCACACTGGATGCACAATACCCTATAGAGCTGAACCCAGACCTTTACCCcgcacaaaaccattcttcaacatctcatttGCTACCATGACGGACGCGGAGGATAGCCTCGGCCCCGGAATGCATTCTCTTTCAGGAATCTTCTCAACAGACACTGTTTCGAAAGTTTGGTAGACCCAAGGTCCTTTTTCATCTTCAGCTTCAATATATGGAACAATCGGGTCATTATAAGCAGATATGTCCTCATCACCATACACAACTATTTCCTTCCTGTCCCATTCAAATtttaccatttgatgcagagaagaCGGAACCGCCTTAGCCGCATGTATCCAGGGCCtgcccaacaacaaattgtaggaGACGGGCCAGATATAGTacttgaaattccatagtgaactcaactGGCTCTATCAATAATTCGAGCATTATATCACGGTAGAATCTTTTCctcccccatcaaaacctcgagCACATACACTATTCATGTGGATTCTTTCAGTGCCGATCTTCAACTTTTGCAAAGTAGACAAAGGGGAAATAGTTTCACTAGAGCCGTTATCAACCAGTACCCTCGTGACAACAGAATCCTCGCACTTCACCGTGAGACAAAGAGCtcggttgtgttctgtaccctccataggaagttcatcatctgagaaagtgatcgtatttgcttcgaagatcttgctagcaatcttttccaagtgattcactttgttcttatcaggaacatgtgcctcattcaaaatcttcaaCATGGTATTGCGGTGTTCATCTAAATGTATCAGTAAAGACAATAGAgagatctgagccggtgttttTCTTAATTGCTCCGCAATGGagtagtcttgcactttcatctttttcaagaatctTCAGCCTCTTCCTCGGTGACCGGCTTCTTTACTGGCATTTGGCTGTCCTTGAACGACTtggccttcctcaattcttctgGGGTAAAATACCTCCCAAAACGAGTCATTCCTCCGGTCTCATTGACTTCTTCCTCCACTTCTTTCCCATTATATGTCACTATTACTCGTTTGTAGTTCCACAGGACAACCTTTGTATCAACCATTGGTAAATGGGTCACTGGCTTAATAACAACAGGGGTAATTGGAGTaggaaacaaaataaaaacaaggcTCAATTAGTTTGGTTGGTCTGATAATTACTCCAAACCAAAGTAAAACTGCAAGCAACAAAAGGTTAGTTATAACTGCTTCCAGCAATTGCTAGAAGTCCAGAATGACATATATGAACAGATTAAAAGCTTAACTAGCAAATTTGAGACGAAATTGAAAGTCAGGAAGCACTTACTAGTTCACCAGTAATCTTTACAGGAGCAAACTCCATCTTTGAAATGGTGGAATCTCTTTATATCTCTTAACACAATCACCCTTTGACTCATCTTGCTGACATACTTCATTAGCGAATGGCAGTCGCCACACACTCTAAGATTCTTCACAATCATAATGATCGCACCAGGACCAGTACTAATGAGCCCAAACGCAAGTGCTAACTTTTCACTATGACTTCCCAAAGCTCCTTCCTTCTCTTCCTCATCAATGTTATGAAGCACCCACTCGGTTTCAGGCATGTAACCGTGTTGTTTAGCTCCCGTAATAATTTCCTCCAATTTCGAGTATATCTCCTGCTTACGTGTATGAGCATTATCACCAGCAACAAATGTATGCAATTGACCATCCACCTCCATCGAACTCCATCCAGGATCCTTATCAACATTTTTGTTCTTCATTGAACTTCTAACTCTTTCTACATCATCCCATCTCCCTGCTCCTGCATAAACATTAGACAGAAACACATGGCCCCCAGCATGATTTGGCTCAAGCTGCAGGAGCTTCTCTGAtgcaatttttgccatttcaatgttcttgtgAGCTCTGCAAGCAGAAAAAAGTGCACCCCAAATGACACAATCTGGCTCCAAGGGCATAATTTCGATAAATTTAAAGGCATCATCCAATCGGCCAGCCCTGCCAAGTAGATCTACTACTACAGCATAATGTCTCATAGTAGGCTCAATCGACCACTCGTGCTGCATGCTATGAAAGATTTGAAGGCCCTGATCCACCCGTCCAGCGTGAGAGCATCCAGTCAAAACAGCAAGGAAAGAAACTCCATCAGGTTTGATTCCTGCAACcattaggaaaaaaaaaaaaaaaaatcaaagaatttTCTAGTTAATCCAAATAACTTGATGGACAAAAGGATATATGTAAAGTACCAGCCAATTTCATCTGTTCAAAACACTTAAGAGCTTTATCTACATGTCCATGAATTGCCCAACCCCATATCATAATACTCCACGTACGAATATCCTTTTCCTTCAATCCACTAAAAACCAGGCTTGCAGACTCAATATACCCGCATTTCGCATACATATCAAGCAAAGCATTACCAACCGCTACGTTCAAATGGAGCCCATTGTTCGAAATATTTTCATGAATCTTTCTCCCTGCCTCTAGTGCCCCGGTTTTTGCACAAGCAGAAAGTGCAGATACAACAGTTAAACCATTCGGCTTCGTACCTTCTTCCACCATCTTGAAAAACAAATCTAGAGCCTTTTGGTGCAACCCATTTAGTGTTAATCCATGAATCATACTAGTCCAAGAAACCACATTCTTTTCCACCATCCCATCAAAAAGTTCCATCGCTTTATCCACTTCCCCATTCCTCAACAGCCCACTAAGCAAAGTATTCCAAGAACCTGCATTCCTCTCAGGCATTTCCTCAAACAACGCCAACGCCTTACTCACCTGTCCAGTCTTACAACACCCATTAATCGCGACGTTCCACAAAAGCACACTCTCAGCCTTATTTCTCTCAGGACTTTCATCAAACAGTTGGAGTGCAAACTCCACCAACTCAATTTTCACATACATTTCAACCAAACAAACCCTCACAAACACATCATACTCCAATCCCATCTTTAAAACACCACAATGCACACTCCCACCAACTCCTTTTTCACCTAATGCCGTTAATGATTTCAACACGAACGGGTACGTTAGCCTGTCAGGCTTAACGCCCATCTTAAGCATTAGCTTAAAATATCCaattgatttttcaaaacaagaGTTCTCCTTCAATCCTCTAATCAAAGCATTAAACAAATACAAATTCGGGCCacgaaaataattaaaaatagacAATGCATAGTCAATGGATTTACGTAAAGAAGCTGAAGATATCAGCTGAGTAATGATTCTGCTATTTGATGATAAGTTTTGGCGAATGATTTGGGCATGGATTTTTTGGAGTTGAAGGGTGTTTTTACAAGTGTGAATTAGAGATATGAAATGGGTTTCATTCAAATTctcattattattattcttaGAGTATGATGATCTATTAGGTGGGGGGGGATTGaggattttgggagattttcttgGAAGTTTGAGTTTGGGAATTACTTTCATTTTTGAAGATTGGTTTGTAACAGTAAAAAGCAACAGATTCAGAAATGAGAAGGAAAAATGGAAGTAATGCTACTGCAAATGTGGCGGAAAAAGAATACTAGTGTACAGTGGTGGATGGAGAGTGATGaaagattcttcttcttcttcttcttcttcttttttaaaaatattccCGGCATTAATAATTACAGTTTAAATTATTGAGTAATCgcgaataaaaaataaaaaagaacgtGAATATAACTGCAGACTATAGGAGAACATGTTTTGGACCGAGTAAATTGTAATTGACCTATTAATTTTTCCATAAATATTTGCCCAATTTGTCAAATGATACTGAAACTGAAAGGAGTAGctttttaagagaaaaaaaattagaTAGTATAAATTAAAAACATTACTTGATTTATTCACTTGTTAGGAAGCATTATGACTATTTTCGTTTTAATTATTAGGTTGGTAGGACGTGATTGATCATAGTATCACTACATTTTAATGATACAGAAAATAAATGTGCACGCACAAGTGCATGTGTCAATGTTTCAGAAACAAAACAATTATATCTTTTTGAACTAGCAAGGTACCATTTTTATCTATCTTAAACGTTTAATTTAATTAACACCCCCTATTTAGAGCAATAATATTAGCtttgataaaaaaagaaaagaataaataaCTTGCTTTTTGTTTGCCAAACGACTAAATACTAATACTTGAAACTAGAAGTAAGATAAAGATGCGTTAGGCGAGACAGTGATAGTTCGGACATGTAAAGAGGAGAAACACAAATGATCCAGTTAGAAGGTACGAGAGGTTGCCCTTGGTGGGTATGAAGAGACGTAGAGATatgccaaaaaaatattaggGAAAGGTGATAGG comes from the Nicotiana tabacum cultivar K326 chromosome 14, ASM71507v2, whole genome shotgun sequence genome and includes:
- the LOC107800995 gene encoding pentatricopeptide repeat-containing protein At1g04840-like yields the protein MKVIPKLKLPRKSPKILNPPPPNRSSYSKNNNNENLNETHFISLIHTCKNTLQLQKIHAQIIRQNLSSNSRIITQLISSASLRKSIDYALSIFNYFRGPNLYLFNALIRGLKENSCFEKSIGYFKLMLKMGVKPDRLTYPFVLKSLTALGEKGVGGSVHCGVLKMGLEYDVFVRVCLVEMYVKIELVEFALQLFDESPERNKAESVLLWNVAINGCCKTGQVSKALALFEEMPERNAGSWNTLLSGLLRNGEVDKAMELFDGMVEKNVVSWTSMIHGLTLNGLHQKALDLFFKMVEEGTKPNGLTVVSALSACAKTGALEAGRKIHENISNNGLHLNVAVGNALLDMYAKCGYIESASLVFSGLKEKDIRTWSIMIWGWAIHGHVDKALKCFEQMKLAGIKPDGVSFLAVLTGCSHAGRVDQGLQIFHSMQHEWSIEPTMRHYAVVVDLLGRAGRLDDAFKFIEIMPLEPDCVIWGALFSACRAHKNIEMAKIASEKLLQLEPNHAGGHVFLSNVYAGAGRWDDVERVRSSMKNKNVDKDPGWSSMEVDGQLHTFVAGDNAHTRKQEIYSKLEEIITGAKQHGYMPETEWVLHNIDEEEKEGALGSHSEKLALAFGLISTGPGAIIMIVKNLRVCGDCHSLMKYVSKMSQRVIVLRDIKRFHHFKDGVCSCKDYW